ATATCCTGCTTGATCGCTCACTCAAGTTGTGGCTGGTTTGTGAATTTACTaagaatattgaaaaatgacacGTATTTTATGTTAATTTGCAAGTTGTAAAGTCATACATTGGGGCCGTTGCTTCCTAGTAGATTTACTGATGAACTGTAAGCTGCTTAAGTATAAATTTGTcgttttacttgtttgtttgtattcTACTACACATCAGATGCAAATATTTTACCTTTAAATTTGTTTGACCACTTTAGTTGTTTTCCAcattacagtttttcatccttTTCCTATCTGGTGAAAAgcctacagtggtggaaaaacatTTTTAGACACCCCAtatatttgtgatatattgcattaagaatcaccctTAAgccattgaactctgccaagtattgttccattctccaaacccacatgctcccttctgcataTACACTGTTCTGTTGAGGTCAGAATTGGATGTTTCAGTAAGATAGTTTCCTTTGAAACTCATCTAGGGCATGATATGTTggaactgtcaagaatttagttatGTTATTTTGTCTTATTAACAAAagaatcatttgcatttgtttgtgtttgtctgatgCATCCACAGCTTTTGAAACAAAAAAGATTTTCCGCaagtatttcatgataatatttgagattgtgtaaaatgttgagggtgtctgaaaacttttttccactactgtacaaACATATGATGGATTCTATAGAATATGACACAAATTTGCTCAACTGTAAACATCTGCAGCAATTAAATGAAACATACATATTAATGCAGCAGTAGTATTAGGCCATTGTGTGTCATACTATGTGAGTATGACAAATAGGGAACTGAGAGTCAGAGTGTCTTAGTGTAAGAGTAGCACaagaaatacaaattaaaaagtcTGCCATGTTatctcctctggatgtggagttTGTAGTATACACTTCATGAATATTGTGATAACAGTCAAACCCACAAATATCTCTGACACGCTGAGAAATGCCAAGGGTTAAACCATTTTCTTTCTGCTGCCATTCATTACTAAATAGGATTATATATTGAGTTGTGAGTGCTTAGAGTTGTGTAACAGTTAAACATTTTCAACGCCAGTACCTCGGCTTTGATACCAATTCTTTGCAATACACTTTGAACAATTTTCCATTTTAGCTTAAAGGAGATTACAATATACATTAGGTTTTAAATCTTGAGTTTTTCTTTTCAGCTGCATTTTATACTCCCACAGaagtttcataaaataaatatgtaaaacttTTTGGAACATAAACGTAACTTCATTTGGTTTCAACTCAGTTTTATGTTTCAGGCATTTCTCAACTCAAAGCAGTTTTACAGCTTAAAAAATAGATATGTCTACTAATAAATAAACCTTTTTCACAGTATTGTTAATGAAAATCTATGAAATGCTGAACTTGCaataaatatttagattttttacttttatttaatagACATGCTGTACAGAGAGACAGGAAATGTGGGGAAAGAGAATGAAGAATGACTTGCAGTAAATGGCCTCAGGCCAGAATCGAACCCTGACCCTGTGATAAGGCTACAGCCTATGTGGAAGGCACTCTTATCAAGTGCACCAGGACACCTCCAAAAATGTAGAACTTTTACTTGTactggagtattttcacagtgtgctGTTAGTACTTATAAGTAAAGCATCTGAACACTTATCCATCACCTTTCCAACTCTTGTGCCTACTACGTGTGTAACTTCATGTCCAATGTCTTTGGTAGGAATGATGGATGAAAGTGTCTGGCGATGGAACATAACGGACCTGAATTCTGCGCTTCGACACCTGGGCTGACAAGCTGCAGATGAGAGAGGAGTGTCCTCAGCCCACACCTGAAAATCCCACCTATCTTCCAGGCCTGTCAGGCCTCTGTCAGTGTTACCGACTGCCATCTTTCTCATGGTTCTCATCTGCCAAGCTGCTGTGACTTTTGGTGAAAAGTACCAAGTAGCTGCCGTTCACATCCCATTCCAGCCACCCTCTCAGGTGCCATACGTCTTGTTTTATGTCCTCCTGAATCGGAGTCCCTAACACACCCAGCAATCATGAGGACCACCAGATCGAGCCTACTGCTGGGCTGTGTGCTCCTCTGCTCTGCTTCCCTGCTCTATCTGGGCATGAGCGGGGTGGAATGTCCTCCAAAAAGCCATCGACACCGCTGGATGGAGCTCAACTTAGGCTCTGCTGGTCAGAACCTGTCTCTGGCTGAACACTTTCCTGAAGACACGCCTCTCATCTTCATAGGAGGCTTTCCCAGGAGCGGCACTACACTGATGCGTGTCATGCTGGATGCCCACAATGCTGTGCGGTGTGGGGAAGAGACCAGAGTAATACCCCGACTCTTGGCTATGAGGGCTACCTGGAGTCGCTCGGTGAAGGAGAGGATTCGATTAGATGAGGCTGGAGTCACTGACCAGGTGTTAGACTCAGCCGTACGAGCATTCCTGTTAGAGGTAAGCTGTTCAGAACATGCTATTAAAGCCTGTGTTTATATTTGTTAAGCAGGGCTGTAGAGCTACTACAAATCATTTTAAAGACATTCATTTCttacttattttttccacattttacgaAAAAACATAGCACATAAGATATGAAAACATTTAGAGGAGCTGCAACACTCCCCTTATATTGTATTCAGTGATGCTGCAGAGCATGTGTGAGAGCAGTGTGTAAATGGTGTGTATGTACTACAGTTATCTGCTCTGCAAATGTAAAAATAGACCTGTCTTATATGTAAGTTTTTACATGAGGTATGTGCAGCACTTATAGACAGACATGACTCATAAATGATCTCTCTCTATATTTTAATCATGTGTTAATTAAATGTCAAACAGAGTCTCAACTTTGGAGACTTGATCAACTTGTCTGCCTTTATTCTGCCTgtatttattttgacatgtgcTTAGTAACTTTAGCCCTTGCACAGCAAACTGTAGTCTGTTTCACAGTCCTGTACTTGCTCCAAAAGCTAAAGACACAACGTAATTCCCAAATGGAACCTCACTGTCTTGTTTTGTATGTCTCTCACAACCCTATTTCACGTGTGCTGCAGGTGTAGCTGGTAAAAGCATGTATTTCATCCATTGTCTTCATGTGTTTCAGGTGATAGTCGGCCATGGGGAGCCCGCACCTCGTCTTTGCAACAAAGACCCATTCGCCTTGAAGTCCCTGTCATATCTGTCACACATTTTCCCTAAAGCTAAATTTGTGCTCATGTTACGAGATGGTCGTGCAGCCGTCCACTCCATGATTTCACGCAAGGTATATTgagttatttttttaaacaaagtggctattgacacagtactgtggcacaaaatatcagtttgtctattacaacagagccaatcagcgctcTCATtgtatcatgtctagactggtaacttgtcacatctcaaaaagtaccaaggcaatcagatagtaAATATGTCAGACATAGATATAGTGGAGATTTAGCTCACTTGGTAGCGTATTGGATTGCAACACAGAAGACTTGGGTCTTCCTGGACGAAGtagcttctttgttttttttcccctgaagatTTTCAGACTTAGGGGGGACAGTAGGTAAATCCaacactgatataaatcagccactgggacaacatttagagtgcagaatttggaccaCAGCACTCATCTGACACAGaaatgacacagaactgagaagtcacacgacaaatctaacatgtagctccacccaccttctccagcctcattGACTGCAAAGAGCAAAGAAAAccttaaaacaacatatagagtatacagaacaataattcctattctatactacatactatcactaatttgacatttcttccatcaattgccacagtactgtgatagcaaaatgcacaaaagaatgcccTTAAGTATACactatatatcaccacagtactgtggtgacaAGATtttaatgagttcatgtaacagtatctgtgattggctcttgtataaatgctaacatttgactgGCTCCGTGGCAACAGACAAACTggtatttcgtgccacagtaccatggcagtagccattgccttttttAAAACTTGATGGACttgacttgatgatgaatttaagctGATAACttttctgacaaagtttaaaaaatgctttaaggataaaatcattcaggaatgttaagttgagatggtagatatgtttttgttgttgttgattcttttgttataatgagaatgctcgattctgtacacatttaatttaatgtaagcagtggattggggaaaaggataggcaaaaaataggcttttgcttctagcctattcttttttggttgttatgtttattataattattgtactatgtgcaatgattaatgtacaatcCAAATTAAACAATTCATTAATTCAAAAAAACATGACAGAGACAGTTGTTTGCACCAGTACCACACTGTGGACATGTTTCTCCATCATTGGCAGGTGACCATCTCTGGCTTCGACCTGACCAGCTACAGGGACTGTCTAACCAAGTGGAGCAGCGCCGTGGAAACCATGTTCAACCAGTGCCGAGCAGCAGGTGAGGACCGATGTCTGCCTGTGCGCTACGAGCAGCTCGTCCTCCGCCCTGAACAGGAAATGAGGAAGTTGCTTCACTTCCTAGAACTGCAGTGGGACCCATCAGTGCTGCATCATGAAGAGCTGATTGGGAAGGCTGGTGGTGTGTCTCTGTCCAAGTAAGTctgtaaagtgtgtgtatgta
The Sphaeramia orbicularis chromosome 14, fSphaOr1.1, whole genome shotgun sequence DNA segment above includes these coding regions:
- the tpst1l gene encoding tyrosylprotein sulfotransferase 1, like isoform X1, whose product is MRTTRSSLLLGCVLLCSASLLYLGMSGVECPPKSHRHRWMELNLGSAGQNLSLAEHFPEDTPLIFIGGFPRSGTTLMRVMLDAHNAVRCGEETRVIPRLLAMRATWSRSVKERIRLDEAGVTDQVLDSAVRAFLLEVIVGHGEPAPRLCNKDPFALKSLSYLSHIFPKAKFVLMLRDGRAAVHSMISRKVTISGFDLTSYRDCLTKWSSAVETMFNQCRAAGEDRCLPVRYEQLVLRPEQEMRKLLHFLELQWDPSVLHHEELIGKAGGVSLSKVERSTDQVMKPVNTEALSKWVGYIPSDVMSDMAEIAPMLSRLGYDPRANPPDYTRPEPVMSLFNFSRVRPTH
- the tpst1l gene encoding tyrosylprotein sulfotransferase 1, like isoform X2 yields the protein MRTTRSSLLLGCVLLCSASLLYLGMSGVECPPKSHRHRWMELNLGSAGQNLSLAEHFPEDTPLIFIGGFPRSGTTLMRVMLDAHNAVRCGEETRVIPRLLAMRATWSRSVKERIRLDEAGVTDQVLDSAVRAFLLEVIVGHGEPAPRLCNKDPFALKSLSYLSHIFPKAKFVLMLRDGRAAVHSMISRKVTISGFDLTSYRDCLTKWSSAVETMFNQCRAAGEDRCLPVRYEQLVLRPEQEMRKLLHFLELQWDPSVLHHEELIGKAGGVSLSKVERSTDQVMKPVNTEALSKWVGYIPSDVMSDMAEIAPMLSRLGYDPRANPPDYTRPEPVMSLFNFSR